One Saccharomyces kudriavzevii IFO 1802 strain IFO1802 genome assembly, chromosome: 7 DNA segment encodes these proteins:
- the SKDI07G2820 gene encoding uncharacterized protein: MDKTAEKHIKIKNTKIRTLFDSGSPTSFIQRDTVKLLNLPIHDTPPLRFRGFISTESATTSEAVTLDLTVDNLQINVAAYVLDKMDYQLLIGNPILRRYPKLLYTILNTKQCTSAQKPKAYHPENINYVKVKCAGNRGNSRTKTLSFAPTTPDATDLKSAGNRGDSRTNTLSFAPTIPDATDPLTTLDNPGSIHNTFAQFQIPEEAMILEEDERYFNVVSTIHNVEPKAIDHSDKEPFSTLPAWLQQKYTEIIRNDLPARCMNIDNAPVKHDIEIKPDARLPRLQPYHVTEKNERIINKIVQELLDNRFIVPSKSPCSSPVVLVPKKDDTFRLCVDYRALNKATISDPFPLPRIDNLLSRIGNAQIFTTLDLHSGYHQIPMEPKDRYKTAFVTPSGKYEYTVMPFGLVNAPSTFARYMADIFRDLRFVNVYLDDILIFSESQEEHWKHLDTVLGRLKDENLIVKRKKCQFASKQIEFLGYSIGIQRIAPLQHKCAAIRDFPTPKTVKQAQRFLGMINYYRRFIPECSKIAQPIQLFICDKSQWTEEQDKAIEKLKTALCSSPVLIPFDSKATYRLTTDASKDGIGAVLEEINTKNKLIGVVGYFSKTLEGAQKNYPAGELELLGIIKALHHFRYMLHGKHFTLRTDHISLLSLQNKNEPARRVQRWLDDLATYEFTLEYLAGPKNVVADAISRAVYTTFPETPDPINPESWKTEYKSDPLCSATLIHLNELTQHNVKPEDMSAFHSYRKKFQLSETFRKNYSIVDEIIYYRDRLVVPVKQQNEVIKLYHDHTLFGGHFGVTVTFGKIAPIYYWPKLQHSITQYIRTCVQCQLTKSHRPRSQGLLQPLPVAEGRWLNISMDFVTGLPLTTNDLNMILVVVDRFSKRAHFIATRKTADASQLINTLFRYIFSYHGFPKTITSDRDIRITAEKYQELTKRLGIKSTMSSANHPQTDGQSERTIQTLNRLLRAYASTNTRNWHTYLPQIEFVYNSTPTRTLGKSPFEIDLGYTPNAPTIKTDCEINARSFTAVELARHLKAITIQTKERLESAQIEMETNNNQRRKTLLLNIGDHVLVHRDAYFKKGAYMKVQPIYVGPFRVVKKINDNAYELDLDSHKRKHRVINVQYLKKFVYRPDAYPKNKPISSVERINRANEVIAVIGIDTTHKAYLCRMQDVDPTISVEYSEAEFYQIPEEIRKSILANFRQLYETQDNSEREEDVVSQNEIPQHY, encoded by the coding sequence ATGGACAAGACTGCCGAAAAacacataaaaataaaaaacacgAAAATAAGAACCCTGTTTGATAGTGGATCACCCACATCATTTATACAAAGAGATACCGTAAAACTCCTGAATCTGCCAATCCACGATACTCCGCCGCTCCGCTTTAGAGGATTCATATCTACCGAATCTGCCACGACCTCAGAAGCAGTTACTCTCGACCTTACAGTCGACAATCTGCAAATCAATGTAGCCGCATATGTACTCGATAAAATGGACTACCAACTCCTAATCGGAAATCCAATTCTACGCCGCTACCCGAAACTCCTGTACACAATCCTGAACACTAAGCAGTGTACTTCCGCCCAGAAGCCCAAGGCTTATCATCCCGAAAACATTAACTATGTGAAAGTTAAATGCGCTGGTAATCGTGGTAACTCCAGAACCAAGACACTGTCCTTTGCCCCCACTACTCCTGACGCAACTGACCTGAAATCCGCTGGTAATCGTGGCGACTCCAGAACTAACACCCTGTCTTTTGCCCCCACTATTCCTGACGCAACTGACCCGCTTACAACACTTGACAATCCAGGTAGTATTCACAATACATTTGCACAATTCCAGATACCTGAAGAAGCGATGATCCTagaagaggatgaaagATACTTCAACGTTGTTTCAACCATCCATAACGTCGAACCTAAAGCTATTGATCACAGCGATAAGGAACCATTTTCCACGTTGCCGGCTTGGTTACAACAGAAGTATACAGAGATTATACGTAATGATCTCCCAGCAAGATGTATGAACATCGACAACGCTCCCGTAAAACACGACATTGAAATTAAACCTGATGCACGACTACCTCGACTACAACCATATCACGTCACCGAAAAGAACGAACGAATAATCAACAAGATCGTTCAAGAACTGCTCGACAACAGATTCATTGTCCCCTCGAAATCTCCATGCAGTTCCCCCGTTGTCCTCGTCCCGAAGAAGGATGATACCTTCCGACTCTGTGTCGACTACCGTGCCCTGAACAAGGCAACTATCTCCGACCCATTTCCATTACCCAGAATCGACAACCTATTAAGCCGTATTGGGAATGCCCAAATATTCACCACGCTAGATTTGCACAGTGGTTATCACCAGATTCCAATGGAACCAAAAGACCGCTACAAAACCGCTTTTGTCACCCCGTCCGGTAAATATGAATACACTGTCATGCCATTTGGTCTAGTCAATGCACCTAGCACCTTTGCAAGATACATGGCCGACATTTTCAGAGACTTGAGATTTGTCAATGTCTATCTTGATGACATATTAATCTTCTCTGAATCCCAAGAAGAACATTGGAAACACTTAGATACAGTTCTTGGAAGACTAAAGGACGAAAACCTTATTgttaaaaggaaaaaatgtcaaTTTGCATCAaaacaaattgaattcCTAGGCTATAGTATTGGAATCCAGAGAATAGCCCCACTGCAACACAAATGTGCAGCAATCCGAGACTTCCCGACCCCGAAAACAGTAAAACAAGCACAACGATTTTTAGGAATGATTAATTACTACAGACGATTCATTCCAGAATGTTCTAAGATAGCACAACCCATTCAACTGTTTATTTGTGACAAAAGTCAATGGacagaagaacaagacaAAGCAATCGAGAAGCTGAAAACCGCCCTATGTAGTTCCCCTGTTTTGATACCATTCGATAGCAAAGCAACTTACCGATTAACCACAGACGCCTCAAAAGATGGTATTGGTGCTGTTCtagaagaaatcaatacaaaaaacaaacttatTGGTGTCGTCGGTTATTTCTCTAAGACCTTAGAAGGCGCTCAGAAGAATTATCCCGCAGGCGAATTAGAACTACTTGGAATTATTAAAGCACTCCACCACTTCCGATATATGCTTCACGGTAAGCATTTTACATTGAGAACAGACCACATCAGCTTACTGTCACTACAGAATAAAAACGAACCCGCACGACGCGTACAACGATGGTTAGACGACCTAGCCACCTATGAATTTACCTTAGAATACCTAGCAGGACCCAAGAATGTCGTTGCCGATGCCATATCCCGTGCCGTATACACCACATTTCCAGAAACACCCGATCCTATCAACCCAGAAAGCTGGAAAACTGAATATAAATCAGACCCATTGTGTAGTGCTACGTTAATTCATCTGAATGAACTGACGCAACACAATGTCAAACCGGAGGATATGTCAGCCTTCCATAGCTACcgaaagaaatttcaattatCCGAGACCTTCCGTAAGAACTACTCCATCGTAGACGAAATAATCTACTATCGAGACCGATTAGTAGTCCCGGTAAAACAACAGAACGAAGTCATAAAACTGTATCACGATCATACTTTATTCGGAGGCCATTTTGGTGTAACTGTAACATTTGGAAAGATTGCTCCAATTTATTACTGGCCGAAATTGCAACATTCAATTACACAATACATCCGTACCTGCGTACAATGTCAACTCACAAAATCACATCGACCACGTTCACAAGGACTATTGCAACCGCTTCCCGTAGCAGAAGGAAGATGGCTTAATATATCAATGGATTTTGTGACTGGACTACCCTTAACAACAAACGATTTGAATATGATCCTCGTTGTTGTCGACCGCTTCTCGAAACGCGCTCACTTCATAGctacaagaaaaacagcAGACGCATCACAGCTAATAAATACGCTATTCCGCTATATCTTTTCATATCATGGTTTCCCGAAAACAATAACCAGTGATAGAGACATCCGTATAACCgcagaaaaatatcaagaacttACAAAAAGATTAGGGATAAAATCGACAATGTCTTCTGCAAACCACCCCCAAACAGATGGACAATCCGAAAGAACGATTCAAACATTGAACCGATTGCTAAGAGCTTATGCCTCCACCAATACCCGGAACTGGCACACCTACTTACCAcaaattgaatttgtcTATAACTCCACACCGACCAGAACACTTGGAAAGTCACCATTCGAAATTGATTTAGGATATACTCCCAATGCACCTACCATTAAAACGGATTGCGAAATCAATGCAAGAAGTTTTACCGCCGTAGAACTGGCCCGACACCTCAAAGCTATTACGATCCAAACAAAAGAACGACTAGAGTCTGCTCAGATTGAAATGGAAACTAATAACAACCAAAGACGTAAAACTTTGTTATTGAACATAGGAGATCACGTACTAGTGCATAGAGATgcatatttcaagaaaggaGCATATATGAAGGTACAACCTATATATGTTGGACCATTTCGAGTtgtcaagaaaataaatgataACGCTTACGAACTCGACTTGGATTCACACAAGAGAAAACATAGAGTTATTAACGTACAATActtaaagaaatttgtaTACCGACCCGACGCATATCCAAAGAATAAACCAATCAGTTCCGTTGAAAGAATCAACAGAGCCAATGAAGTCATTGCAGTTATAGGGATAGATACCACACACAAAGCATACTTATGTCGTATGCAGGATGTGGACCCGACAATCTCAGTAGAATATTCAGAAGCTGAATTCTACCAAATCCCAGAGGAAATACGAAAGTCAATATTAGCCAATTTTAGACAATTGTACGAGACTCAAGACAACTCCGAGAGAGAGGAAGATGTTGTATCTCAAAATGAGATACCTCAGCATTACTAG